The Lepeophtheirus salmonis unplaced genomic scaffold, UVic_Lsal_1.4 unplaced_contig_9997_pilon, whole genome shotgun sequence genomic interval tttctctAAATAATTATCGGAGCATTTTATTGGAATTATTGCGATTTGTCTGGGAGTCAACCAAAAAGGTAAATTCTTTCCGTAATTCTCTAACAACATTGCAAAAAATCTTTCTAGTGATCCCAAAATTGCTCTGTGGATCATAACAGGTCTCTCTAATTCTCCCTTATTGTTCCTAAATTTTAAGTTAAATCTTTCAGGAAGTTGAAAGTCGAGCTCTATAGTTCCACACTGATGTTTTCTTTTTAGAGCATCATAAATCATTATATCCAATTTTGGACCATAAAATGCACCATCTCCTTCATTTATATTAAGTTCTTTGTTTTTAGACACGATTGCTTCTTTGAGCTCATTTTCTGCCTTTTCCCAGTCTTCTAATTCTCCCATGTATTTTTCTGGTCTTGTTGAAAGTAAAATGTCGTATTTCGAAAAGCccattattttatagacatgGTCCAAAAAGTCGAGACATCCATCAATTTctgttttaatatcatttttagagCAGAATATATGAGCATCATCCTGTGAAAATTTCCTAACTCTTGTCAATCCAGACAGTGTTCCAGTTAACTCATTTCTATGGAGAATACCAAAATCTGCCAATCTTAGTGGCAATTCCCTATAGCTTCTGTCTTCATcgttaaatattaaacaatgacTCGGACAATTCATAGGCTTAAGTGCAAACTCATTGGAATGTTTATCGTCAACAATTGAACTTTTCTCTAACAAATATATGTTATCCTTATAATTCTCCAAATGGCCACTCTGTTTCCAAAGATCTGTTGAAAAGAAAGTAGGTGTCAAAACTTCTTTGAACCCTCTTTTTCTGTACTCCTTTTTTTAGGAAGGTAATAAGTTTATTGTACATTACTGTCCCATTTGGTTTGAAAAAAAGCACAACCTGGTGAGAATTTCtggaaacaaaaaagttttaaattttcaccaatttttcTGTGGTTGAGTTCTTCTGCTGCTTTAATTCGTTTCTCATATTCTGTCATCATTTCTGCAGAAGGAAAGCTTATCCCGTATATTCTTGTAAGTGTGTCATTATTCTTATCTcccaaaaaatatgatgaactatGTTTGAGAATTTTGAATGACTTTATAAGTCCAGAGGATTGAATGTGTGGTCCTCTGCAAAAGTATCTAAATTTTCCTAAATCATAAACAGTACAAACTTCGCTATTGTCATTGTTCAGATAGtgagatttatatttattgtcctTATAGAATTCCTgcaattcatttctttttataaattttctttcaaattttttattttccttgcaaatttttttacaaattttgttgaGTTTTGGAAAATCTGCTTCTGAAAATGATGATGGTAATaaacaatcataataaaaaCCACCTTCAACAGGAGGTCCACTTGATAATTTTGCATCTGGAAACATTTCAATAATAGCAGCACCTAGAACATGTGCTGAAGAGtgtttaaaaacatattcaCCTTCCTCacttgaaaaagtaaaaacttctaaattacaatat includes:
- the LOC121131710 gene encoding uncharacterized protein yields the protein MMTEYEKRIKAAEELNHRKIGENLKLFCFQKFSPGCAFFQTKWDNLWKQSGHLENYKDNIYLLEKSSIVDDKHSNEFALKPMNCPSHCLIFNDEDRSYRELPLRLADFGILHRNELTGTLSGLTRVRKFSQDDAHIFCSKNDIKTEIDGCLDFLDHVYKIMGFSKYDILLSTRPEKYMGELEDWEKAENELKEAIVSKNKELNINEGDGAFYGPKLDIMIYDALKRKHQCGTIELDFQLPERFNLKFRNNKGELERPVMIHRAILGSLERFFAMLLENYGKNLPFWLTPRQIAIIPIKCSDNYLEK